The Centroberyx gerrardi isolate f3 chromosome 8, fCenGer3.hap1.cur.20231027, whole genome shotgun sequence genomic sequence CCTGCAGAGTGAATATTGTCTAAACTGAAGTTTCTCCAAACTTCAAGCCAGCTCTTCATTCATCTGGAGCAGCGAGCCGGGCGCCGGGTTCAGACTGTGGAGGAAGGAAACTCCTCAAGACAAAACATGATTTATCTAATGGGACCGTGcaagttaatgaacacttaaaaccaagtgtaaatATGCCAGGTTGAGCCACCAGGCTGACTTTCATCTGTCCCTTGGCAGGTTGTCAGTTAAAATACATGTCAGTTTAAGGAATCAACATAAGTATAGTGTAACCTATTAAAAGGAGGGGGGGAATCAACACCCATCATAACTATTAAACTATTTCACAGAACACACTAAAACTCACTCTATACAATAAACCAGCCCTAAATACATACAACACATAACGGACGCGTCCGGAGGTTTTTGCATGAACCTCTGATCCATCTGAACACCTGTTAGAGGAAGTTACACCTCACACACCTGCAGGGAGGCAGGGCTCCAACACTGAACGGtgcacatgaagaagaaaatacagtattgtgtgtgtatataatacagtatagtgaTGTGTGTTGCACTGTTTGCTcacagaacagaaaaaataaaatttgaccCAGTACTGAGACGAGACGCTGCATCCTGAACTAAAACCAGAGTTGAATGAAGTTAGTGGAGGTGGGTGGAAGGTGCATGAACCTCTGATCCATCTGAACACCTGTTAGAGGAggtcaccccacacacacacttacagccTTTTCTCCAACAGCAAGGCCAGGGCTCCAACACAAACGGGACACAGGAATtagaaaatacagtaaaataaagcatGTTGCTCTGTCTtccacagcagagaggagaatgaaAAGAAGACCATGTTGGATCCTGAACTGATTTAACGGAGGCTGGGTGGAAGTTGACGTGTGATCAGCCATGTTGGAACACATCAGATGTTCTGGAGTAATTCCTTGGTTTGCCAGTAAGGGGCGGTGTGGAGCTTTAAGTTGTTCCTGGTCAGGACCGCAGTCTGCCTACACCTCCAACCAAAGATCATTTGTTTGAGAGGATGAATCGGCAGTAATAACCTGGCCCACCTTCTGATCTGTGACAGCGGGTGTTAATCTGGTTCAGACTGGAAACAGATTTGAGCTCTGGTTTTGGTTTAGCTTTAACTTTGATTTTTGTGTCTAATAAAGTTGAGATGTTTTTAACCTGATCTCTGCAGCAGAAGCCAGAAGAAAGTGACGTTCCACCTGCTGGCTggtcaaagaaaacaaaatcaccaTTTTCCCAGTGGGGGATTTTTAATTGATCATAAATAGTAACAGCTTGGACTTTCATACATCAGACATTTTGCGACACTAAAAGCTCATCAGCTGTGAATGAGATGAAACATTTTCCTGCAAAGTTATAACTGTAAGTTTTGGGTTTATCATGTTATTACTACATTCCAGACCTATAATGCATTTTCCATAAATGTCACCCCATGCAGGTCCATGCCAGTGTCAAAGTTgcttaaatcaaatcaaatgaatgtgttGAGCTTCAGGCTCGTATGTCCAACAGTCCTGTCAACTGTCCTCATACAGAAGACAAACTAACATTAACCTGCTGAacatctctgctctgtctggCTATTCTACCTGCTGTTTGGCcacaaaatgaaacacatgACATGCTATATTCAGCCCTGTTTTAATTACATACAATAAAGTGTCTGCTCAGTAGTTCTGTTTCGCACCAAAGTTTTTCAGTCACACTAAATAAAATCATCTACATCTAAATGTATATTAATTTAAAAAGAACAGGTAGGCCTATCCTAATGAGGATAAAGTAACATTTCTACTCAGTTGTTCTGGGCAATTTCCCATTTCTACCACATAATACATAGAAGAATATTCTCATGAATCAAGCAATTACAAAAGCAATCATAACTTTTTACATTATCAGCAAGTTGCAACGGCGAATCTGTACAGCTTCAGTTCATGCTGATGAAGTTTGGCATATCGGTGCATAATATTCAGTGAATCATACTTCTATATAATCTACACTGTTTAAATCAGCAGGTGAGCCTGCAGCTGCATCACCGCAGCATCAGTCTGCCTGGATGagatctgctgctgtctgtctgcactcAGATACTGTCCACAATTTTCCATTAACTTCCcactgctaacgctagccgctgctagctacgttagctagtgtgctaatcagatgtgttaacaacaagacagtgatgttagctgaccagatgctatggttagctagctaacaagctgacattatctaaacactaaatcaatcagatggatcagtgatgaaatgatcagttcagtcagaaacagacagaaattaaccgtctgttcaattctgttgagacgacagaaacacagtcagctgttcacagtgaggacctccaagatggccgccgggggggggggggggggggggggggggggggttacttcACCTGAAAACCTCTATCATTCTCCAACAGCAGAGAACTGGTTCTGTTGGGAACTGAAGTCCCACCAGAGTTTGAATCAACTAAATCGTGCTATAAAGTGAAGCGTGGCTTTAATGTGTACAAATGCTACATAGTCAGAGTTAATATTAAATCTGTCAACAGCCTCTCTCCGccgtcctcctcttcttcccagaatgccttgttTTCCTCTGGCCCTGTCTCTGGCGGGGCAGACACACCCCCTGGCCCTTGGCCTTGGGTAGCTCCGCCCGGCCGGAGGCGCTGCAGGACAGTCCCGGGCCGCAGTCGCAGCGCTCCAGGTTGCGTCGGCGTTTGCTGGTTCCTCTGAGCAGACAGGCCTCGCCCTCCTCCGGGATCCTCTGACACCGTTTACCGGTCAGGTAGCGGACGCAGCACAGACCGGCCGCACAGTCGCCAGACCGCACGCAGCTCGACATCTCAGGAGCTGCAACACAGAGGGAAccgaccttattcacacggcggccattttgaacacttggtgtgggaaactctacctgaagagctctgtgctgctgttgtgaacTAAGATGCATCATCCAAATGTTGAAAAAcgtattagaaacaaatggagctCAAGAATCCTGAGGGATATCtcttcacattttaatatatttgtccCATTATCACTAGCTACCAGAGtttagcctaggtagctagctagtaactGACTaacaagtaagctagctaagtAACGGCCCCTTCAGTTCAAACAGTcgtgtttgttgttgttctgctaGCTAaagaacaggaagaggttctgttcttcagAGCAGacggagataaagctgaaagagtttctggcagcagatggtggaaggagggaaggaagcaacagggctgatgggaaatgtagtcttgatgtggagaaacactagaactaacaatactactgctggtgtgagacagaggagaacaatCGTCTCCTCCAGGCTCTCACTGGTTTACAGGAATTATAGGAAGCTGAAGTTGACGTCGTTCCCATCATGCCTCTGgtttccctccccctctgtcagTATGGAGGTTCCTTCATATCAGCAATCTAAAAGCatgtggcttttattttgaaacatgttGTAGGAGATATCAACACattacaacaacacacactacCCAGCATGCTTTTAGCTAGCTGGAATGTTCCATCCATAGAGGGAACAAGCtgcggtagctagctagctagctgcagcttcagCTCCAGAGACAAGATGTGTTCAGATCCTCATGAGgctgaactcagactttagTGAATCCAGACTGCATCTGAACAGCTGAAAACCTGCATGAGTGACAGGTACAAAGTCTTTTCTGGAAGTTTCTACTAAAAAACAGAAACGTACAAATCATCTTCTGCTGCGTAGTGAGAGAAGAATCTCAGCTCCATTCATTTGTTTAGTTCCAGAAGACAGAAAATCACATTAGCCACTTAGCTGCTAGCCAACAGGAAGGTTTCAGCTGCACTTCTGCAGCAACATTCATCTGATAATGACAGAATGATGTTTAAAATGACACAGAGcaactttaaaatgtattaaaatgtcttcaatccagttattagaggttCACCATGTAATATCAGGTTTCTTAGAGGAATCCAGACCAGGATTAGTAGTACAATGAAGTGTTTCTTGACTTTGGTTTTTAAGTTTGtctcaattccaggtagcattagaAAGGTCTTAAAGTCTTGAATGTGGCttcctgaaacctgcagacCCGAAGCAGACTCACCCTTCGTCCTGTTGAAGTCGCcggtatctgtctgtctgtctgcctgtctgtctctctctgtgtgtctgtctgtctgtctgtcctgggGAGACGGGCCTCTCCTCTGGGCTCTGTTACTGCACCCCCCCttctgatagatagatagatagataaatagatagataaaaagacaacattaaaacacGGCCTCTCTGTTGCTTTCTTAGAGGCTTTACAGTTTGATCAGGAACattagaactgtgtgttagttaataaagtgtaaatctgtagaactgtgtgttagttaataaagtgtaaatctgtagaactgtgtgttagttaataaagtgtaaatctgtagaactgtgtgttagttaataaagtgtaaatctgtatgaagcagctagaagcagagagcagctgagtcagcttgttgtggtgtggctgcagatccattcagtaacgttctcagtaaaagtgaatagtgtgataaggtggatttggttactgtgacacagtaaactgtcttgtctttagccctagtctctactgaccacacacacacacacacacacactgaccgcAGGTATGTAGCAGTCAGGTGTAGAGCACGGTGTTGGGCGTTGATGGGAGTTGAAGGTGGTTTGTGTCCGGCGGCGTACGCCCCGCTGCACCGGGTCGCCATGGGAACGCACCTGACGGACAGATCAGAGAGACAGCGTGGTGACGAAGGGCCGGTGGAGCAAAGCTGCCAGTAGCCAATCATTTTGAACTGATAATCAATATCATTAAATTTGACCAGTTTCATGCaaaaaattacaacaaattcctagaattcagtgtttccctgagAGTTTCACTCAGGATGGAAAAAcatctgaaacagaatttagaacatcatggacactaaaactctccactgaagcacagaatactactactactactactactactactactgctactactactactactactactgctactactactactactgctactgctactactactactactactactactgctactactactgctactgctactactactactactgctactactactactgctactactgctactactactactactactgctactactactactactgctactactactactgctactactactactactactactgctactactactgctactactactactactactactactactgctactgctactactactactactactactactgctactgctactactactgctactactactactactactactactactgctactactactactactactactgctactactactgctactactactagtgctgctactactacaactactactactactactgctactactactactactactactactgctactactactgctactactactagtgctgctactactacaactactactactactactgctactactactactgctactactactactactactactactactactactactactgctactactactactgctacagtaTATAGGAATACCATGGGACAGTAAGGTCACTGAGTACCTCAGGCACACTGAGCCTCTATAGGAACATTAGAGGAATATTACAGTACTTTCCCATTAGAGAACCTTAGGAACCTGCTCCTCACCTGCTGCTGTGAGTTCTCCAGAGTTTCCTTGGAGGATCTGATGGTGTTGGAGTCCAGAGCGAGGCAGGAggccagagacacacacagcacacagcgcCACATGCTGCTCTGgtctggtcctggtcctggtcctggtctgATCCTGgtctggtcctggtcctggtccaggAGAGCGCTGAACCTGCTGCTATGTTTCTCTTTCTGGACGTTGTTCTCTCAGTTTCTAGTCTGATCTGAGGAAATGTGAAGTTAACCTACGAACACTTCTACTTTATATCTGTTTATTAATTAACTATTTGCTGAACTTCTCCAGTCTTGGCTCATCTAACACTTGGAGTTGTACTGCTGACTCCTAGTTACACACAATCTGCTCTGCCTTTTAGTTTTAGAATAACACAACTTCTAAAATTCTCCAGGCTGATCTAATTAGAAACATTAACTCTATTCAGAGTGTAATGACTCTACTTATTAAAGAGCTTTATGTTGTATTCCTCCAGTCTGCTGATCTGTCCATTAATAAAAACTCTTCTTTGTTTCCTCCTGGCTGCTGAAGGAAGGTGCGTTTGttttgctcctcctctgctggctCTTCTTATAGCCCGTcgccccccctccgcccccccgccGTCTGCCGGGCCTCCTCCGCCCGGCTGATCCGCCCGCTGCCGGCCCTTTCAACTGCCTCCTCAGAAGTAGGAAAGTGTGTTTGAAGCCAAACCGCATCAGTCGGTAAGAACGCACCGCCCGCTTCCTTCCTGGAAACCCTCCGGCTTCAGGTGACTGGGAGCGTTTGATACGAGAAACCACAAACCACAGGCGCACACCTAGGGACAGGCAGCAAACCAGCCGGTAAGGCAGTCAGTCCGTCAGCTAGGAACCGCTGAAGATAAAACACACCTGAAGACACAGGACAACCTGTctgtaaaccagtcagtcaaatAACAGTGTGTTGTCCTGAACAACATGTACTTCACGTGTTAAAAAGGAcatgtcttttttatgtgtgtgtgtgtgtgtgtgtgtgtgagtgtgtgtgtgagtgtgtgtttgtggttttaaGGTGAGGTTTTACTTAATGTGGTTTGTAATGCTACAATAAAGACCTATTAGagttcaatctctctctctctctgtctctctctctctgtctctctgtctcacacacacacacacacacacacagtgaagggCAGATATGATCAAAGCTGGttaacagagagacagagaaagagagacagacagagagatgaagagagagaaagtaagacagAGAAGCAGATAAAAAGAAACTTCACAAACTCTGGGTCCAGacatgctgtgtgcaaaatgttGTTGAGACTCCATCAACTCTGTGGgagaaataacaacaaatagGTTTgacataaaattcaaaatgtgagCCGGATCcggatgacttgaaaaggtttctaaagtcttgacttgagatcttgtgtttgtgtaaatgatttgttccagcagacgactgaatttaaattctgttttctgaatttgtatggaatggaATTAACGAtgagggtcgtgaatattaatgagccttaaagacacggcgacagaaacggcctgttcttggtaaggctcagagagatgctggaaaatgaacgtggagaaatggattgagagtgtttttggttcatgacaccacacacacagctttgaatggacagaaagacactaaataaaactctggacagagagaatatggagctttaatcAAACTTCACATATTCATTAATGGCTCTACAACACTGTTGTGAACAAActggcaattttgcaaaactcatctgtgtgtgtgtgtgtgtgtgtgtgtgtgcgtgtgtgtgtgtgtgtgtgtgtgtgtgtgtgtgtgtgtgtgtgtttgcctgtgggCTCAGAGCAGCTAACAGCTGCTTCTGTCTAGATTTGATGTTTTgattgttcaggttaactgagctgactcttctcaagctacaactcagagtgttttggagtagagactagggctaaagacaagacagtttactgtgtcacagtaaccaaatccaccttatcacactattcacttttactgagaacgttactgaatggatctacagccacaccacaacaagctgactcagctgctctctgcttctagctgcttcatacagatttacactttattaactaacacacagttctacagatttacactttattaactaacacacagttctacagatttacactttattaactaacacacagttctacagatttacactttattaactaacacacagttctacagatttacactttattaactaacacacagttctacagatttacactttattaactaacacacagttctacatgttcctccatcaggCTTCATGTTGGAAGATAAACTTCACAGTGCAACAACAGAGCTGCTTTCATGTTATATATGTGTTTAACATGCATGAATGTATTTCTACAAACATACATGTGCTACATATAGTATAATACAGAGAGCCATACTGTAGAGCACAATACACACGtttttaatcaatcaatcataatATCATCTTCACTTTAATCTTTACTTTTATTGTCAATACTAGATgtttgtttgagagagagagagagagagagagggagagagagagagagagggagagagagagagagagggagagagagagagagagggagagagagagagagagggagagagagagagaaagggagcaaTAGTTGTGTAAACAGACCTGTTGAATAGAGCAGAGCTGCTCGCTCTGAGTttgtatagatgtgtgtgtgtgtgtgtgtgtgtatagatgtgtgtgtgtgataaggtCTCCAGCCTGCAGGTTGTTCCAGGGCTTCAATAAAGGACAGCAGATGCTCACAattactgaaacacacacacacacacacacacacacacacacacacacacacacacacacacacacacaggtcaggcagtgtctccatgttgtctctctgttttcatcatTATCAGGATAAAACTGCAGAGGagccagaagagagagagaggatgctccctacctccttccctcgtctcctctcctctcctttcctctcctcttctctcctctcctcccctcctcctcctcctctcctctctccctcatcttctccttccttccctctcttcctccttcactcctccccttcctgccccccccccccccccaggtcaGATATATAGTCGGTCAGCAGCAGCTGAGGAGAACAAGACCATCACTCCTCCTCCAGGTaggaacctgtctgtctgtctgtctgtctctctgtctgtctgtctgccagtctgtctgtctgtctgtctgtctgtctgtctgtctgccagtctgtctgtctgcctgtctgtctgtctctctgtctgtctgtctgtctgtctgtctctctgtctgtctgtctgccagtctgtctgtctgcctgtctgcctgtctgcctgtctgtctgtctgcctgtctgtctctctgtctgtctgtctgccagtctgtctgtctgcctgtctgtctgtctgtctgtctgtctctctgtctctctgtctgtctgtctgccagtctgtctgtctgcctgtctgcctgtctgtctgtctgcctgtctgcctgtctgcctgtctgtctgtctgtctgtctgtctctctgtctgtctgtctgccagtctgtctgtctgcctgtctgtctgtctctctgtctgtctgtctgtctctctgtctgtctgtctgtctgtctgcctgtctgtctgtctgtctgtctgtctgtctctctgtctgtctgtctgccagtctgtctgtctgcctgtctgcctgtctgtctgtctgtctgtctgtctctcaggtatAATTCACCCTCAGTCTcaccctctgttttttttccaaactcgAATATTGATTTTCAGACTTTCCTTTCCAGATTAGTGATGCAGTTTCAGTTTTTACACTTTAACAGTTTccatcagtttttatttttgttttattttgaaattcgATTTCCATTTCAGTTTCGTTTCAGTCAGTTTTCAAATGGCGTTCGCTGCTTTTACTTTAGTTTTCATTCAGTTTTGGTTCCAGTTGTCTGCAGTCGGTTGGTAGCAGCTGTTTGTCTGGATgtgtattgataatgtattgatTGGTGATCAGGAGCCGCTCTGGCTAAAAgactaaaactgaactgaaatcagattcatttgaatttgagacTCTTTAGTTTCTGTttagtttcacttttttcattcggtttagtttttatttttatttcactttactGAAATGTTTCTCCTGCTGCATTTTAGCTTCAGTGTGTTCAGCCTGCTGCTTATTGATCAGCATCATCAGTAATAAAGTGCTGAATGATTGTTAATATGAGGTGGAAACAGAACAGACGGGTTCATGCTGCTGAAGATCAGCAGCAGTTTAATGtctttcttcatttcatttttcatttctcctttatttaaccagctGAGAGACCTGAGAATGAAAAATATTCCTAAAATTAGAAAACAGCAGCTCGACTTCATCCTGTTCAGTCTGAATCAAGTCAGTCGCTTTAAAGACCAAATgacttttcaattcaattttccatgagaggagagagagagagagagagagagagagagagagagagagagagagagagaggtggagcgagatagatagagagagataaggagagaggtgcgtgtgtgtgtgtgtgtgtgtgtgtgtgtgtggagataaCTGTGTTAGTGAGGGAGGATAGAGCCTCTAAAACAATCACCATTCAGACCAGACTGAGCAAACAggcagtaaaccagtcagtcgactgactgacaggctggttgTTCATTAGAAACATCTTCATCCTTCAGTTCAGCTGATCTGGGTTCTGCTTCACCTGCTTCAGTCAAATCATACAGCTGATCACTACAGATCAATAAAGCAGATCTGTCCGGCCGGTCAGACTGTGCTTCAGCATGTTGTTCTGTTATTAAAGATCAGACGTGATATGAAGCAGCTCAGTATGGATTATTATTAGAACAAAGCAGGGGAAGCAGCcgtgttaccatgacaacacagCATCACTAAATCTATTTTTTATAAACATTATGAACAAATGAAAGATTAGCCTGTgcagttgttattgtttttaccTCACAGGCCGACAAACAAAAGTTAAAAGTTATTTGTTTACATTGCTACAGttattgctgtttgtttgtttgctaaaTTGTTAGCTGGCTAGCGGCCATGTTGAATATTTTAGTAGGAAGTAACATCAACCTGCTaacatctgattggctgtgagatGAAACACAGATCCACTTGGAAAAGTTGATTTTTTACCTGCCTCACCACCGTCAGATCAGATcggatcagatcagttcagatcagttcagatcagattagatcgGATCTGATCAGAATAGATCAGATCAGAATAGATCTgatcagaatagaatagaatagaatagatcagatcagttcagttcagttcagttcagttcagatcagattagattagattagattagattagattagatcagatcggATCGGATCGGATCGGATCGGATCGGATCGGAtcggatcagatcagatcagatcagatcagaatagatgggatcagatcagattagatcagaatagatcagatcagatcagatcagaatagatcagattagattggatcagatcagattagatcaaatcagatcagatcagattagatcagatcagatcagatcagaatagattggatcagatcagatcagaatagatcagattagatcggatcagatcagattagatcagatcagatcagatcagattagatcagatcagatcagatcagaatagattggatcagatcagatcagattagataaAACTATTGATCCTGTGGGTTAGTAAGTCAGGTCAGTGTTGCAGCAGAGAGTAACAGGATACAACAAAGAATCGaatataaattagaatagagcAGACAGAATATTAAATATAACAGAACTGACAAGTCCAGTTCCAAGCTTCTCAAGTGAAACTGTTTGACTGAAAAGTGTGTGATTATGTTTCATGTGTaatgtgactgtgactgtgtgtgtgtgtgtgtgtgtgtgtgtgtatgtgacgaTGTGACtgtatgtttcttttttaaaatggaGCTGCTATGATATGTTACAAATTTCAGAAAAATCTGACAATATAGTTCTATCACATCGTAACAGAAAAATATGAATGACAGCATTATGAGGGAGAGCAAGACAACAGAACAGACCGATATGTAAGatatatacaatataaaaatatacagaaatatgaaatacacagaaatataaaatatgaaatacatgGCAATGTGTGAGAAATTATATAAACAATTTTCTTGTTAATGTCCCTGCTTGCAagatgtaagtgtgtgtgtgtttgcgctctATCCTCTCTCACTAATACAGTTAACACACCTGTCTCTCACTTCAACATacgtcaatgtgtgtgtgtgtgtgtgtgtgcgtgtgtgtgtgtgtgtgtgtgtgtgtgtgtgcagacatggCGTGGCTCAGACAGAGTCGAGGTTCTCCCAGactggtgctggtggtggtgtgtgtcgCTCTGCTGCTGGACAACATGCTGCTCACTGTGGTcggtgcgtacacacacacacacacacacacacatacacacacacacacacacacacacaggtctatATGGCAGTATATTATCTATTTATTGCATACTTACATAATCACAGATGCAGTACACACTGTAAACAGATGatatacagtaaaaacaaaatgtacagtaaacagataatgtgtacacacacacacacacacacacacacacacacacacacagcagtataAATAGAAGATGCCCGGAGCTACAGAGACCCTGGCATTTCCCTCTGTCTGAACTACAGTAACACCCAGTCTGACCCCACACTGGGTCACCATACTGACCCAGCTCCATACTGACCCAGCTCCATACTGACCCAGCTCCATACTGACCCAGCTCCATACTGA encodes the following:
- the LOC139924183 gene encoding uncharacterized protein LOC139924183; this encodes MWRCVLCVSLASCLALDSNTIRSSKETLENSQQQVRSHGDPVQRGVRRRTQTTFNSHQRPTPCSTPDCYIPAKGGCSNRAQRRGPSPQDRQTDRHTERDRQADRQTDTGDFNRTKAPEMSSCVRSGDCAAGLCCVRYLTGKRCQRIPEEGEACLLRGTSKRRRNLERCDCGPGLSCSASGRAELPKAKGQGVCLPRQRQGQRKTRHSGKKRRTAERGC